A genomic stretch from Thauera sp. GDN1 includes:
- the rpsF gene encoding 30S ribosomal protein S6: MRHYEIVFIVHPDQSEQVPAMVERYKSIVTARNGQIHRLEDWGRRQMAYPIQKVHKAHYVLMNIECDGETLAELEHSFKFNDAVLRHLTIKMKKAVTTPSPMMKEEKSRSLSTASEDKPADSEAAAA, translated from the coding sequence ATGCGACATTATGAAATCGTATTCATCGTGCACCCGGACCAGTCCGAGCAGGTGCCGGCGATGGTCGAGCGCTACAAGTCCATCGTGACGGCTCGCAACGGCCAGATCCACCGCCTGGAAGACTGGGGGCGCCGCCAGATGGCCTACCCGATCCAGAAGGTGCACAAGGCCCACTACGTGCTGATGAACATCGAGTGCGACGGCGAGACGCTGGCCGAGCTCGAGCACTCGTTCAAGTTCAACGACGCCGTGCTCCGTCACCTCACCATCAAGATGAAGAAGGCCGTCACCACGCCTTCGCCGATGATGAAGGAAGAGAAGTCGCGCTCGCTGAGCACCGCTTCCGAAGACAAGCCGGCCGACAGCGAAGCCGCTGCCGCCTGA
- the priB gene encoding primosomal replication protein N, with protein sequence MAELLPLRRTPAGVPIASCVLVHESKQFEAGLSRDVSVEVQAVALGDLAAVLTAAVPGSALRATGFLAAKSLRSRTPVLHLNTIEFLEGN encoded by the coding sequence GTGGCCGAATTGCTGCCGCTGCGTCGAACCCCTGCCGGTGTGCCGATCGCAAGTTGCGTGCTGGTACACGAATCGAAACAGTTCGAAGCGGGATTGAGCCGCGATGTTTCGGTGGAAGTGCAGGCGGTGGCGTTGGGCGATCTGGCGGCGGTGCTGACTGCGGCGGTTCCGGGTAGTGCGCTGCGCGCCACCGGATTCCTCGCTGCAAAGAGCCTGCGCAGCCGAACCCCGGTTCTGCATCTGAACACTATCGAATTTCTCGAAGGAAACTGA
- the rpsR gene encoding 30S ribosomal protein S18: MAFKPKSKFKKKDDRGGRGLFKRRKFCRFTAEKVEEVDYKDVDVLKDFITENAKIMPARITGTKAGYQRQLSVAVKRARFLALMPYTDLHQ; encoded by the coding sequence ATGGCCTTCAAGCCGAAATCCAAGTTCAAGAAGAAGGACGACCGTGGCGGTCGTGGTCTGTTCAAGCGTCGCAAGTTCTGCCGCTTCACCGCGGAGAAGGTCGAGGAAGTCGACTACAAGGACGTCGACGTGCTGAAGGACTTCATCACCGAAAACGCCAAGATCATGCCGGCCCGCATCACCGGCACCAAGGCCGGTTACCAGCGCCAGCTGTCGGTCGCCGTCAAGCGCGCCCGCTTCCTGGCCCTGATGCCCTACACCGACCTGCACCAGTAA
- the rplI gene encoding 50S ribosomal protein L9 → MQIILLEKVVNLGGLGDVVKVKDGYARNYLIPQGKAKRATQANLAEFEARRAELERAQAEKLTAAQELAGKLEGVSVEVARKAGMDGRLFGSVGNADIAEALAAKGFDIERSAIRMPEGPLKQVGETQLEVSLHADVLANITVVVAAEQ, encoded by the coding sequence ATGCAGATCATTCTTCTCGAGAAGGTCGTGAACCTCGGTGGTCTCGGCGACGTGGTCAAGGTCAAGGACGGCTACGCCCGCAACTACCTGATCCCGCAAGGCAAGGCCAAGCGTGCCACCCAGGCCAACCTGGCCGAGTTCGAAGCTCGTCGCGCCGAGCTCGAGCGCGCCCAGGCCGAAAAGCTCACCGCCGCTCAGGAGCTGGCGGGTAAGCTGGAAGGCGTCAGCGTCGAAGTCGCCCGCAAGGCCGGTATGGACGGCCGCCTGTTCGGTTCTGTCGGCAATGCCGACATCGCCGAGGCGCTTGCCGCAAAGGGTTTCGACATCGAGCGTTCCGCCATCCGCATGCCGGAAGGCCCGCTCAAGCAAGTCGGCGAGACCCAGCTCGAAGTTTCGCTGCACGCCGACGTGCTGGCCAACATCACCGTCGTGGTGGCGGCCGAGCAGTAA
- the dnaB gene encoding replicative DNA helicase, which translates to MSSAPSRFSDFPADPQISQIKLPPHSLEAEQSLIGGILLDNQAWERIADLVNEADFYRDDHRRIYRHITKLVDQGRPADVVTVFESLEKNGEAEQAGGLAYIAEIANNTPSAANIRRYAEIVRERAILRKLVAVGDEIAASALSPSGKDAKALLDEAEAKVFEIAEAGARHASGFVSIQPILKQVVDRVQELYDRDNPSEVTGVPTGLVDLDDKTSGLQPSDMIIVAGRPAMGKTTFALNLAEHIAIEQRLPVAIFSMEMPGTQLATRFISSVGRIDMQKIRSGRLTDDDWQRLTMAMGKLYDAPLFIDETPGLNPIDLRARARRLARQCGKLGLIVIDYLQLMSGTREGDNRASELSEISRSVKSLAKELNVPIMALSQLNRSLEQRPNKRPVMSDLRESGAIEQDADIIMFIYRDEVYNPDSPDKGTAELIIGKHRNGPTGTVRLTFIGENTRFENYAAAPGMY; encoded by the coding sequence ATGAGTTCCGCGCCCTCCCGGTTTTCCGATTTTCCTGCCGATCCGCAGATCTCGCAGATCAAGCTGCCGCCGCATTCGCTGGAGGCGGAGCAGTCGCTGATCGGCGGCATCCTGCTCGACAACCAGGCCTGGGAGCGGATCGCGGACCTGGTGAATGAAGCGGATTTCTATCGCGACGACCACCGCCGCATCTACCGCCACATCACCAAGCTGGTCGATCAGGGGCGGCCGGCTGACGTCGTCACCGTATTCGAGTCGCTGGAGAAGAACGGCGAGGCCGAGCAGGCTGGCGGCCTGGCCTATATCGCCGAGATCGCCAACAACACGCCCTCGGCGGCCAACATCCGGCGCTACGCCGAGATCGTGCGCGAGCGCGCCATCCTGCGCAAGCTGGTGGCGGTGGGTGATGAGATCGCCGCGAGCGCGCTCAGTCCCTCCGGCAAGGATGCCAAGGCGCTGCTGGACGAGGCGGAGGCCAAGGTGTTCGAGATCGCCGAGGCGGGTGCGCGCCATGCGAGCGGCTTCGTGTCGATCCAGCCCATCCTGAAACAGGTGGTGGATCGGGTGCAGGAGCTCTACGATCGCGACAATCCCTCCGAGGTGACGGGCGTGCCCACCGGCCTGGTCGACCTGGATGACAAGACCTCCGGCCTGCAGCCTTCGGACATGATCATCGTCGCCGGTCGCCCGGCGATGGGCAAGACGACCTTTGCCCTCAACCTCGCCGAGCACATCGCGATCGAGCAGCGCTTGCCGGTGGCGATCTTTTCGATGGAAATGCCGGGCACCCAGCTCGCGACGCGTTTCATCTCCTCGGTCGGCCGCATCGACATGCAGAAGATCCGCAGCGGCCGGCTGACCGACGACGACTGGCAGCGGCTGACGATGGCGATGGGCAAGCTCTACGACGCGCCACTGTTCATCGACGAGACTCCGGGCCTCAATCCGATCGACCTGCGTGCGCGTGCCCGCCGGCTGGCGCGCCAGTGCGGCAAGCTGGGCCTGATCGTGATCGACTACCTGCAGCTGATGAGTGGTACCCGCGAAGGCGACAACCGCGCTTCCGAGCTGTCAGAGATCTCGCGCTCGGTGAAGTCGCTGGCCAAGGAGCTGAATGTGCCGATCATGGCTCTATCCCAGCTCAACCGCAGTCTCGAGCAGCGCCCCAACAAGCGCCCGGTGATGTCCGACCTGCGCGAATCGGGTGCCATCGAGCAGGACGCGGACATCATCATGTTCATCTACCGCGACGAGGTGTACAACCCCGACTCCCCGGACAAGGGAACGGCGGAGCTGATCATCGGCAAGCACCGTAACGGTCCGACGGGGACGGTCCGCCTGACCTTCATTGGCGAGAACACGCGCTTCGAGAACTACGCAGCCGCGCCCGGCATGTATTGA
- a CDS encoding UbiH/UbiF family hydroxylase — protein MKFDLIIVGGGLAGAALAVALRRSHLKIALVEQGAPRRPDGWDQRIYAYSPASAAFLAELGVWAHLDHTRLTAVAEMLIHGDAGGSLRFDAYESGLAELAWIGESSLVHVELWESLKRQHNVTLFCPGVPAALDVTDGGATLRLQDGRTLSAALVVGADGRDSWVRREAKIGAAVTPYGEMGVVANLRCALPHRGTAFQWFMPEGVLAWLPLPEGMVSIVWSAADALAAELLALPEANFCARVAAAGEHRLGRFELVSPRAAFPLKLMRTETAVSPRIALVGDAAHAIHPLSGHGINLGFQDARVLAEVLGALPAWRDPGELPVLRSYARRRAEEPFLLQYATHGLSRLFGSANPLAAALRNAGMNLTGQLPVLKNALVRYAANGRL, from the coding sequence GTGAAATTCGATCTCATCATTGTCGGTGGCGGGCTTGCCGGTGCGGCCCTGGCAGTGGCGCTCAGGCGCAGTCATCTGAAGATCGCGCTGGTGGAACAGGGGGCACCCAGACGGCCGGACGGCTGGGATCAGCGCATCTACGCCTACAGCCCTGCAAGCGCAGCTTTTCTCGCCGAGCTGGGTGTATGGGCTCACCTCGACCACACCCGCCTGACGGCAGTGGCGGAGATGTTGATTCACGGGGACGCAGGCGGCAGCTTGCGTTTCGACGCCTATGAAAGCGGGCTTGCGGAGTTGGCCTGGATCGGTGAATCGAGCCTGGTGCATGTCGAACTCTGGGAGAGCCTGAAGCGTCAGCATAACGTCACTCTCTTCTGCCCCGGCGTACCGGCAGCGCTCGACGTGACAGATGGCGGCGCAACCCTGCGTCTGCAGGACGGCCGGACCCTGAGCGCTGCCCTGGTGGTGGGCGCCGATGGGCGCGACTCCTGGGTCAGACGCGAGGCCAAGATCGGCGCCGCCGTGACGCCGTACGGCGAAATGGGTGTGGTTGCGAATCTCCGCTGCGCACTGCCGCATCGAGGTACCGCGTTCCAGTGGTTCATGCCCGAAGGCGTGCTGGCCTGGCTGCCGCTTCCCGAAGGCATGGTTTCGATCGTGTGGTCGGCTGCGGATGCACTTGCCGCCGAGTTGCTGGCGCTTCCGGAGGCGAACTTCTGTGCGCGGGTTGCCGCGGCCGGCGAGCACCGACTGGGACGCTTCGAGCTGGTGAGTCCGCGAGCCGCATTTCCGCTCAAGCTGATGCGGACGGAAACCGCGGTCAGTCCGCGGATCGCACTGGTCGGCGATGCCGCGCACGCGATCCATCCATTGTCCGGCCACGGCATCAATCTCGGCTTTCAGGACGCGCGCGTGCTCGCGGAGGTCCTGGGAGCGCTGCCCGCCTGGCGCGATCCGGGTGAGCTGCCGGTCCTGCGATCCTATGCGCGCCGACGGGCCGAGGAGCCTTTCCTGCTGCAGTATGCGACCCACGGCTTGAGCCGCCTGTTCGGCAGCGCGAATCCGCTGGCCGCCGCCTTGCGCAACGCCGGGATGAACCTCACCGGCCAGTTGCCAGTCTTAAAGAACGCGCTCGTCCGCTACGCGGCTAACGGGCGACTTTGA
- a CDS encoding DsbC family protein gives MNSFAARTLLKPLSFTFAMTLGATALASEDAVKKSMEAFIGAPAVESVKATEYGGLYEVVLKNGQLVYTDAKSSFIIDGNIIDTATRRDVTEQRMNQLAAIDFSKLPLDQAVKVVKGKGTRVIATFEDPNCGYCKRLGKELAEMDDITIYTFLYPILSEDSRTKSDNIWCSKDQGKVWTDWVVGGKAPAVAKCDTAPIARNVELGQSLRISGTPTIFLADGTRIGGYVPRAELEKALAAVKP, from the coding sequence ATGAATTCCTTCGCGGCACGTACCTTGCTCAAGCCCCTGTCCTTCACCTTCGCCATGACGCTCGGGGCCACTGCTCTGGCAAGCGAGGATGCGGTCAAGAAGAGCATGGAAGCCTTCATCGGCGCGCCGGCCGTCGAGTCCGTGAAAGCGACCGAGTACGGTGGCCTGTACGAGGTCGTGCTCAAGAACGGCCAACTGGTCTATACCGATGCCAAGAGCAGCTTCATCATCGACGGCAACATCATCGACACGGCGACGCGCCGCGATGTGACCGAGCAGCGCATGAACCAGCTCGCCGCGATCGATTTCTCGAAGCTGCCCCTGGATCAGGCGGTCAAGGTGGTCAAGGGCAAGGGAACGCGGGTGATCGCGACCTTCGAGGATCCGAACTGCGGCTACTGCAAGCGCCTCGGCAAGGAACTGGCCGAGATGGACGACATCACGATCTACACCTTCCTGTACCCGATCCTGAGCGAGGACTCGCGTACCAAGTCCGACAACATCTGGTGCAGCAAGGACCAGGGCAAGGTGTGGACCGACTGGGTGGTGGGCGGCAAGGCCCCGGCCGTGGCCAAATGCGACACCGCCCCCATTGCACGCAACGTCGAGCTGGGTCAGAGCCTGCGCATCAGCGGCACGCCGACCATCTTCCTCGCCGACGGCACGCGCATCGGTGGCTACGTGCCGCGTGCGGAACTCGAGAAGGCGCTCGCCGCCGTGAAGCCCTGA
- a CDS encoding murein transglycosylase A gives MASTWQAVSGWQQDDPAQAWPALRASCPSLSRQAAWKTVCERAAALGAQPSAGAARQFFETNFTPWQLTNADGSTQGLVTGYYEPLIRGSRTRSARSAWPIHGVPKDMLTIELGDVYPELKNMRLRGRLVGNKVLPYWTRAQFGERAEQAQAPVLLWADDPIELFFLQVQGSGRVQLPDGKLVRIGYADQNGHPYQSIGRWLVAQGELPLEKASMEGIKRWAQDNPQRLDELLNANPSYVFFRELPTSNGGPIGALGVPLSAGRSIAVDPRYVPLGAPVFLATTHPLSTRPLQRLMLAQDTGSAIKGVVRADFFWGFGAEAGREAGRMRQQGSMWVLLPKGLEPPQAR, from the coding sequence CTGGCGAGCACATGGCAGGCGGTCAGTGGCTGGCAGCAGGACGATCCGGCGCAGGCCTGGCCGGCGCTGCGCGCCTCGTGCCCGAGCCTGTCGCGCCAGGCCGCCTGGAAGACGGTCTGCGAGCGTGCCGCGGCGCTCGGTGCGCAGCCGTCCGCAGGCGCGGCGCGCCAGTTCTTCGAGACGAATTTCACTCCCTGGCAACTGACGAACGCCGACGGCAGCACCCAGGGCCTGGTCACCGGCTACTACGAGCCGCTTATCCGCGGCAGCCGGACCCGCAGCGCGCGCAGCGCCTGGCCGATCCATGGGGTGCCGAAGGACATGCTGACGATCGAGCTCGGCGACGTCTATCCCGAACTGAAGAACATGCGTCTGCGCGGCCGTCTGGTCGGCAACAAGGTCCTTCCTTACTGGACCCGGGCGCAATTCGGCGAGCGCGCGGAACAGGCGCAGGCACCGGTGCTGCTGTGGGCGGACGATCCGATCGAGCTGTTCTTCCTGCAGGTACAGGGCTCCGGCCGCGTCCAGCTCCCAGACGGCAAGCTGGTGCGCATCGGCTATGCGGACCAGAACGGCCACCCCTACCAGTCGATCGGACGCTGGCTGGTCGCGCAGGGGGAGCTGCCGCTCGAGAAGGCATCGATGGAAGGCATCAAGCGCTGGGCCCAGGATAATCCCCAGCGCCTGGACGAACTGCTGAACGCCAACCCGAGCTATGTCTTCTTCCGCGAGCTCCCCACCTCGAACGGCGGGCCGATCGGTGCGCTCGGTGTGCCGCTCAGCGCCGGGCGCAGCATCGCCGTCGACCCGCGCTACGTCCCGCTGGGCGCGCCGGTGTTCCTGGCGACCACCCATCCGCTCAGCACCAGGCCGCTGCAACGCCTGATGCTGGCGCAGGACACCGGCAGCGCGATCAAGGGCGTCGTGCGTGCGGATTTCTTCTGGGGCTTCGGTGCGGAGGCCGGCCGCGAGGCCGGCAGGATGCGCCAGCAGGGCAGCATGTGGGTACTGCTGCCCAAGGGCCTGGAACCGCCACAGGCGCGCTGA
- a CDS encoding ATP-binding protein, which translates to MTTELADLLARAERVLERLETLLPGPAPQPDWEAALAFRWQRRHGRGALKPVRLPHRITLADIQDVDDQKARIDRNTRQFLAGRRANNVLLTGARGTGKSSLVKALLNEYAPRGLRLIEVDKSDLVDLPEIVELIAGRPERFILFCDDLSFEEGEDAYKALKSVLDGSVSAMSDNVLIYATSNRRHLMPEYHDENLQARHVDGELHPGEAVEEKISLSERFGLWISFYPFSQDEYLDIVAHWLRSFGASAADVEAARQEALQWALMRGSRSGRVAWQFARDHAGRLEDETA; encoded by the coding sequence ATGACCACCGAACTCGCCGATCTGCTGGCGCGCGCCGAACGCGTGCTCGAGCGCCTCGAGACCCTGCTGCCCGGTCCGGCGCCGCAGCCCGACTGGGAGGCCGCGCTCGCCTTCCGCTGGCAGCGCCGGCATGGACGCGGGGCGCTGAAGCCGGTGCGCCTGCCGCACCGCATCACCCTCGCCGACATCCAGGACGTCGACGACCAGAAGGCGCGCATCGACCGCAACACCCGCCAGTTCCTCGCCGGCCGGCGCGCAAACAATGTGCTGCTGACCGGCGCGCGCGGCACCGGCAAGTCCTCGCTGGTGAAGGCGCTGCTCAACGAGTACGCGCCACGGGGCCTGCGCCTGATCGAGGTGGACAAGAGCGATCTGGTCGACCTGCCCGAAATCGTCGAGCTGATCGCCGGCCGGCCCGAGCGTTTCATCCTGTTCTGCGACGACCTGTCCTTCGAGGAGGGCGAGGACGCCTACAAGGCGCTCAAGAGCGTGCTCGACGGTTCGGTGTCGGCGATGTCCGACAACGTGCTGATCTATGCCACCTCGAACCGCCGCCACCTGATGCCGGAATACCACGACGAGAACCTGCAGGCCCGCCACGTCGATGGCGAGCTGCACCCGGGCGAGGCGGTGGAGGAGAAGATTTCGCTGTCGGAGCGTTTCGGGCTGTGGATCTCCTTCTACCCCTTCAGCCAGGACGAATATCTCGACATCGTCGCGCACTGGCTGCGCAGCTTCGGGGCGAGCGCGGCGGACGTCGAGGCCGCCCGCCAGGAGGCCTTGCAGTGGGCGCTGATGCGCGGCTCTCGCTCCGGTCGCGTCGCCTGGCAGTTCGCGCGCGATCACGCCGGCCGTCTCGAGGACGAAACGGCATGA
- a CDS encoding Nudix family hydrolase — translation MTRKLVDVAAGVLLRPDGSYLLGQRAQDTVYAGYWEFPGGKVEPGETPAQALCRELDEELGIRVTRLRPWLRREHLYEHAHVRLHFFEVAEWEGELDDKVHSALAWVRPDGPSREPMLPANGPILKALRLPRTMGITQAAALGVTAQLAALDRALAGGLRLVQVREAGLDAAERARFTAEVLARVRAHRGLVLVNGDLELAARLGADGVHLPAKMLMSAQARPQFEWVGASCHTRAELEHAAALGLDYALLGPVKPTSTHPGQPALGWEAFARLAAGLPMPVLALGGLSADDMAPARDAGAHGIAAIRGVWGDVRAGRPSATGGR, via the coding sequence ATGACCCGCAAGCTCGTCGATGTCGCCGCCGGCGTGCTGCTGCGCCCGGATGGATCCTACCTGCTCGGCCAGCGCGCGCAGGACACGGTGTATGCCGGCTACTGGGAGTTTCCCGGCGGCAAGGTCGAGCCGGGCGAGACGCCCGCGCAGGCCCTGTGTCGCGAGCTCGACGAGGAGCTCGGCATCCGCGTCACCCGGCTGCGTCCCTGGTTGCGCCGCGAACACCTGTACGAGCACGCCCATGTCCGGCTGCACTTCTTCGAGGTCGCCGAATGGGAGGGCGAGCTCGACGACAAGGTGCACAGTGCGCTGGCCTGGGTCCGCCCCGACGGCCCCAGCCGCGAACCCATGCTGCCCGCCAACGGCCCGATCCTCAAGGCCCTGCGCCTGCCGCGCACGATGGGCATCACCCAGGCCGCCGCGCTGGGGGTTACGGCCCAGCTCGCCGCGCTCGACCGCGCGCTGGCGGGCGGTCTGCGCCTCGTCCAGGTACGCGAGGCGGGGCTCGACGCGGCCGAACGTGCGCGCTTCACCGCCGAGGTGCTGGCGCGGGTGCGGGCGCATCGCGGGCTGGTGCTGGTCAATGGCGATCTCGAGCTTGCTGCCCGGCTGGGTGCCGATGGCGTGCATCTGCCGGCGAAGATGCTGATGTCCGCGCAGGCGCGTCCGCAATTCGAATGGGTGGGCGCCTCGTGCCACACGCGCGCGGAGCTCGAGCACGCGGCGGCGCTGGGTCTCGATTACGCCCTGCTCGGGCCGGTGAAGCCGACCTCGACCCATCCCGGGCAGCCGGCCCTGGGCTGGGAGGCCTTTGCCCGCCTGGCGGCGGGACTGCCGATGCCGGTCCTCGCCCTGGGCGGACTGAGCGCGGACGACATGGCGCCCGCCCGCGATGCCGGCGCACACGGTATCGCGGCGATCCGCGGGGTGTGGGGGGATGTACGAGCCGGACGGCCCTCGGCGACCGGCGGCCGCTAG
- the yacG gene encoding DNA gyrase inhibitor YacG — protein MSDKVRVVNCPTCGKPVPWQQESAWRPFCSARCRQIDLGAWASEEYRVPTAPPDAPLDDVDFQPPGLGEGRRR, from the coding sequence ATGAGCGACAAGGTACGCGTCGTCAACTGCCCGACCTGTGGAAAACCCGTGCCCTGGCAGCAGGAAAGCGCCTGGCGACCGTTCTGCTCGGCACGCTGCCGTCAGATCGACCTCGGCGCCTGGGCTTCCGAGGAATACCGGGTGCCCACCGCCCCGCCCGACGCGCCACTGGACGACGTCGATTTCCAGCCGCCCGGCCTGGGAGAAGGTCGGCGACGCTGA
- the zapD gene encoding cell division protein ZapD: MISYEYPLNERIRTLLRLEDLFLKIAHFTAGAAPQDHHVALLTIFETLEVASRADLKVDLVQELERQRQILMSFRNNPEISEEALAGALYEIEQASAGLLAMAGKIGQYLRENEWLMSIRSRAAIPGGVCQFDLPSYHYWLNRDPEVRRRDLDAWIRPMAPISDGLEIVLRLLRASGHAEAQLARGGAFQLTMQGRSAQMVRVRLARAETVVPEISANKYALNVRFMLPETVARPRLAERDVAFELTFCSL; the protein is encoded by the coding sequence GTGATTAGCTACGAATATCCTCTCAACGAGCGCATCCGCACGCTGCTGCGTCTGGAGGATCTTTTCCTCAAGATCGCCCACTTCACCGCGGGCGCCGCGCCGCAGGACCACCATGTCGCGCTGCTGACCATCTTCGAGACCCTCGAAGTCGCCAGCCGCGCCGACCTCAAGGTCGACCTGGTGCAGGAACTCGAGCGCCAGCGCCAGATCCTGATGTCCTTCCGCAACAACCCCGAGATCTCCGAGGAGGCGCTCGCCGGCGCGCTGTACGAGATCGAGCAGGCCTCGGCGGGACTGCTCGCGATGGCGGGCAAGATCGGCCAGTACCTGCGCGAGAACGAGTGGCTGATGAGCATCCGCAGCCGGGCGGCGATTCCGGGCGGGGTGTGCCAGTTCGACCTGCCGTCCTACCATTACTGGCTCAATCGCGACCCGGAGGTCCGCCGCCGCGACCTCGACGCCTGGATCCGCCCGATGGCGCCGATCAGTGACGGCCTCGAGATCGTGCTGCGCCTGCTGCGTGCGAGCGGGCACGCGGAAGCACAGCTGGCCCGCGGCGGCGCCTTCCAGCTCACCATGCAGGGCCGCAGCGCGCAAATGGTGCGCGTGCGCCTGGCGCGCGCCGAGACCGTGGTGCCGGAGATCAGCGCCAACAAGTACGCACTGAACGTGCGCTTCATGCTGCCGGAAACCGTCGCCCGCCCGCGCCTGGCCGAGCGCGACGTCGCCTTCGAACTCACCTTCTGCAGTCTGTGA
- the coaE gene encoding dephospho-CoA kinase (Dephospho-CoA kinase (CoaE) performs the final step in coenzyme A biosynthesis.), with the protein MHSSLPYIVGLTGGIGSGKSAATARFAALGASVVDTDLIAHALTAPGGAAIDAIRRAFGAGMIAADGSLDRAAMRALAFAHPDARRELEAILHPMIRDESARQCRQASGPYVILAVPLLVESGTYRERCDRICVVDCPEAVQVARVRARNGLAEEQIRAIMAAQASRAQRLAAADDVIDNGGSLAELEAQVERLHASYLAAADGIGD; encoded by the coding sequence ATGCACAGCTCACTCCCCTACATCGTCGGCCTCACCGGCGGCATCGGCAGCGGCAAGAGCGCCGCAACCGCGCGCTTCGCCGCCCTCGGCGCCAGCGTGGTCGACACCGACCTGATCGCCCACGCCCTCACCGCGCCCGGCGGCGCAGCCATCGATGCCATCCGCCGGGCCTTCGGCGCGGGCATGATCGCGGCGGACGGCAGCCTGGATCGCGCGGCGATGCGTGCGCTCGCCTTCGCGCACCCGGACGCGCGGCGCGAGCTCGAGGCGATCCTGCACCCGATGATCCGCGACGAGAGCGCCCGGCAATGCCGGCAGGCCAGCGGGCCGTACGTGATCCTCGCGGTGCCGCTGCTCGTCGAGTCGGGGACTTACCGCGAGCGCTGCGATCGGATCTGCGTCGTGGACTGCCCGGAGGCGGTGCAGGTCGCGCGCGTGCGTGCGCGCAACGGCCTGGCCGAAGAGCAGATCCGCGCCATCATGGCCGCGCAGGCGAGCCGTGCGCAGCGCCTGGCCGCGGCGGACGACGTGATCGACAACGGCGGCAGCCTTGCCGAGCTCGAAGCCCAGGTCGAACGCCTGCATGCGAGCTATCTGGCCGCGGCCGACGGGATCGGTGACTGA
- a CDS encoding SPOR domain-containing protein: MTTLRFLLILLLMLNALAFAALRGWLGQTPAAGEPERVAAQLHPDRIRLANERVPEPVTSESPSDAAAAEVPMPSAVDPAAADPRAIASAAADSSATDAETAGELPGTPAPEAPATEALTDTSTPPAASGEDVSGTPAGEAQAPLPGADEVAAGATVNAADAPTTQPANEPAPAADAAPPMVCHAWARLTPDQADRLAQRLRRIGATPARTRTETPDSWWVRIPPQRSQEEAERRVVELNLLGVSDMFIVREPGPTQYAVSLGVFKTEDRARVLLGQLRGRGVTNAGIEPRTTTTYRIQASIPAGQLRTIESAAPGLRTRRQACAPD, from the coding sequence ATGACGACCCTGCGCTTCCTGCTCATCCTGCTGCTGATGCTCAACGCGCTCGCCTTCGCCGCGCTGCGCGGCTGGCTCGGCCAGACGCCGGCCGCAGGAGAGCCGGAGCGCGTCGCGGCACAGCTGCATCCCGACCGCATCCGCCTTGCGAACGAGCGCGTGCCCGAGCCGGTCACGTCCGAGTCTCCCTCCGATGCGGCCGCAGCGGAGGTGCCGATGCCGTCCGCCGTCGATCCGGCGGCGGCAGATCCCCGCGCGATCGCCTCCGCTGCGGCCGATTCGAGCGCGACCGACGCCGAGACCGCCGGGGAGCTTCCCGGCACACCTGCTCCCGAAGCGCCCGCCACGGAGGCGCTCACGGACACGAGCACACCACCGGCAGCGAGCGGCGAGGATGTGTCCGGAACCCCGGCGGGCGAAGCACAGGCACCGCTGCCGGGCGCGGATGAAGTCGCAGCCGGCGCAACGGTGAACGCCGCGGATGCCCCCACCACCCAGCCGGCCAACGAACCCGCGCCTGCAGCCGATGCAGCCCCGCCCATGGTCTGCCATGCCTGGGCCAGGCTGACGCCCGATCAGGCCGATCGCCTCGCCCAGCGCCTGCGCCGGATCGGCGCCACACCCGCCCGCACCCGCACCGAAACGCCCGACTCGTGGTGGGTGCGGATCCCGCCCCAGCGCAGCCAGGAGGAGGCCGAACGCCGCGTCGTCGAGCTCAACCTGCTCGGCGTGAGCGACATGTTCATCGTACGCGAACCGGGTCCGACGCAATATGCGGTATCGCTCGGCGTGTTCAAGACCGAGGACCGCGCGCGCGTGCTGCTCGGCCAGTTGCGCGGCCGCGGCGTCACCAACGCCGGGATCGAGCCGAGGACGACCACGACCTATCGCATCCAGGCCAGCATTCCGGCCGGCCAGCTGCGCACGATCGAATCCGCGGCCCCCGGCCTGCGCACCCGACGCCAGGCGTGCGCGCCGGACTGA